In a single window of the Trypanosoma brucei brucei TREU927 chromosome 6, complete sequence genome:
- a CDS encoding U3 small nuclear ribonucleoprotein (snRNP), putative (similar to GB:AAD14602.1: stage specific peptide 24 {Trypanosoma cruzi}; similar to U3 small nucleolar ribonucleoprotein protein IMP4. (Swiss-Prot:P53941) [Saccharomyces cerevisiae]): MRRSVIRQRKEFLERRQNEHVHAAIYTKKEQFRDAIQNATPLPGHLRKDALALKKFSELDDDQTKVLQTTVDDEYAKAGVEDPHVLVTTSREPSQKLLEFAKEVRLIIPNAVRLNRGNLNIRQLMEAARRDQYSDVVVLQESQGVPDSLTISHLPLGPTVVFTIHNLVTRHDIEDVGTMSEQYPHLIFENFTTKLGCRIRDVLKYLFPVPKPEATRVLTFDNQNDFISFRHHTFKMVKKSNVQLTEVGPRMELSPCRIMLGTLEMDDAETEWVLQPYMNTAKKRRLM, from the coding sequence ATGCGACGTAGCGTTATTCGGCAGCGTAAGGAGTTTTTAGAGAGGAGACAGAATGAACATGTACACGCGGCGATATATACAAAGAAGGAGCAGTTCCGTGATGCCATTCAAAACGCCACCCCCCTTCCTGGTCATCTGCGCAAGGATGCTCTTGCCCTAAAGAAATTCTCTGAATTAGATGATGACCAAACAAAAGTACTGCAGACGACTGTTGACGACGAGTACGCCAAAGCTGGAGTGGAGGATCCGCATGTACTCGTAACAACATCACGTGAACCTTCCCAGAAACTGTTGGAGTTCGCTAAGGAAGTGCGTCTCATTATTCCCAATGCGGTGCGCTTAAACAGGGGTAACCTCAACATTCGGCAACTTATGGAGGCAGCAAGACGTGATCAGTACAGCGATGTAGTGGTTTTGCAGGAATCTCAGGGCGTCCCTGACAGTCTAACCATCTCTCATTTACCTCTAGGACCCACAGTAGTCTTCACAATACACAACCTTGTGACACGACATGACATTGAAGATGTCGGTACAATGTCAGAGCAGTATCCACACCTAATTTTCGAAAACTTCACAACGAAGTTGGGTTGTCGCATACGGGATGTGCTCAAGTACCTTTTTCCCGTACCCAAACCAGAGGCCACACGTGTGCTGACATTTGACAACCAGAATGACTTTATAAGTTTTCGTCACCATACCTTTAAGATGGTTAAGAAAAGCAACGTGCAGCTAACGGAAGTGGGCCCACGCATGGAATTGTCACCCTGCCGAATAATGTTGGGGACTCTCGAGATGGATGATGCAGAGACGGAATGGGTTCTGCAACCGTACATGAACACAGCGAAGAAGCGGAGACTGATGTAA
- a CDS encoding vacuolar assembly protein vps41, putative, giving the protein MSIARLEPSVNDETQRGNLAREEEDEEVQQEGSEREVPYSHVSDGTDNEDYTGDVTGGEESDYEEGSEVEQENLLSFSAFPLEAIGGQHVMVITAFRRFVAVGTSRGDVVLLEATSGVVFRLLHAHTNPISDITCDTSEKYIGSSDMSGLVTIHNLTGGTESYRKDFGRSIKSLSIHPFYGRRDERPAVVSSSDDVMLITKTMFLGRNVSVIHQKHGKVFCVKWCGADIIAWASETGVVLYSYSGKEVLQSIPRPENSLHLELYNCSLIWEPPRTLTCGWGNWIQEVVLRVSGRESGSRNQRVIVHPPVLTDTLRDPFRVCGMAAFGADRYAVLAATVEQEGCVGELGVRIVDRATFDPVYCARIATSHKHTLQFCLAFTQASCESAFEAPKLTMNNTPQHDPALPTKGSMYFVGCGDVIIRAAPADEDDHVQYLLGVGQVPEAYEYAQKYALTRYDLKGIGWRMLQHLLAVGKHEEAAFHLPRIIQYDCTEWETWIVKFDQRGLSHLLADVVPTKLPGNGSQSGCAGETGNRSERIGEEYYELLLQRCLEKDVARFRKAVRRLSGLYKLEVICRAAEVRYNDWRLQVHRGSNVPEEEMRDLGDAYGMLLKLNGQYNEALRVLSRVAHSNELFELVQERHLFSEALELLPELFATNEGKTVELLLTPAPISSSTTTSSNAPATLTEDENDIDDHCLGPPLLFPPASVVQRLEFAHRGYLWSYLKALKMHDKAAYKEILRVYVQLVATLFIENEPSGMLQFLRENYSMLPKLKEIYALCKKEQMLDEMVFLLLRMGKEEEGLYVIVHEMKNMRKAVQFVADVPNKEDQTSLYKKLIHMVLEANAGFPSRNGQKYIEHEMKADETLSSIARRYGVDESDLRAANPVLDAEGGGGCSGNVSDLGDVVPQRRTCIVPLDLTKELIEAVVDMSVAHLVTLDPSLIIELLPDEEPMPHVGNCLATVARSKANSVALMEAVVCVATSDLLTCFESFYKRELSCIRVTHDGAVCPLCRRPTSEGVVVFRCLHAHHLRCVVNYFSGDNTLFDSLSNDEVERILKDPDGFINSTQWSGPISCCFCNQLTRVAELVEVEMQSA; this is encoded by the coding sequence ATGAGTATAGCGCGGTTGGAGCCATCTGTAAACGATGAGACCCAACGGGGAAATTTAGCacgagaggaggaggatgaggaagttCAACAGGAAGGATCGGAGCGGGAAGTCCCTTACAGTCACGTCTCCGACGGCACCGATAATGAGGATTATACGGGGGACGTGACAGGTGGTGAGGAGAGCGATTACGAAGAGGGATCTGAGGTGGAGCAAGAAAACCTTCTGTCATTCTCTGCATTCCCCTTGGAGGCTATTGGTGGTCAACACGTCATGGTTATAACGGCATTCCGCCGCTTTGTTGCTGTAGGCACTAGTCGTGGCGACGTGGTGCTGCTGGAAGCCACGAGTGGCGTAGTGTTTCGATTGCTTCACGCTCATACCAACCCTATTAGTGATATCACTTGTGACACCAGTGAAAAGTACATTGGTTCTTCAGATATGTCAGGGTTGGTCACCATACACAATCTTACTGGTGGTACGGAGTCCTACAGGAAGGATTTTGGTCGCTCGATCAAGTCGTTATCTATTCATCCCTTTTATGGTCGCAGGGACGAACggcctgctgttgtttctagTTCTGACGATGTTATGCTCATCACCAAAACTATGTTTCTTGGCCGAAATGTTTCGGTTATACACCAAAAGCACGGAAAGGTGTTTtgtgtgaagtggtgcggtGCCGACATTATTGCATGGGCAAGTGAGACTGGTGTTGTATTATACAGTTATTCAGGAAAGGAGGTACTGCAGTCTATTCCACGACCTGAAAATTCTTTACATCTTGAGTTGTATAATTGCTCGCTCATCTGGGAGCCTCCACGCACGCTTACATGTGGATGGGGTAACTGGATTCAGGAGGTTGTGTTGCGTGTAAGCGGTCGTGAGTCCGGATCCCGCAACCAAAGGGTTATTGTTCATCCCCCTGTTCTAACGGATACGCTGAGGGACCCATTTCGTGTTTGCGGTATGGCGGCTTTTGGTGCAGATCGGTACGCTGTACTCGCTGCGACAGTTGAACAGGAAGGTTGTGTGGGAGAATTGGGCGTGCGCATCGTGGACCGCGCAACATTCGATCCCGTTTACTGCGCAAGAATAGCTACAAGCCACAAGCACACTTTGCAGTTTTGTTTGGCTTTCACACAAGCTAGTTGTGAGAGTGCCTTTGAGGCACCAAAACTCACCATGAACAACACCCCTCAGCATGATCCCGCACTCCCAACAAAAGGGTCCATGTACTTTGTTGGATGCGGCGACGTTATCATTAGGGCAGCACCTGCCGACGAAGATGATCACGTTCAGTATCTTCTGGGTGTGGGTCAAGTTCCGGAGGCTTATGAGTACGCACAAAAATATGCTCTTACAAGGTACGATTTGAAGGGTATCGGTTGGCGGATGCTTCAACATCTTTTAGCGGTTGGAAAACATGAGGAAGCTGCTTTTCATCTCCCCCGCATAATTCAGTATGATTGTACCGAGTGGGAAACCTGGATAGTGAAGTTTGATCAGCGGGGGTTATCTCACTTGTTAGCAGATGTGGTTCCCACCAAGTTGCCCGGGAACGGCAGTCAGAGTGGTTGCGCTGGAGAGACAGGCAATCGTTCCGAAAGGATAGGAGAGGAATATTATGAACTTCTTCTTCAACGTTGTCTAGAGAAAGATGTGGCGCGATTCAGGAAGGCGGTGCGGCGCCTCTCCGGTCTTTACAAGTTGGAAGTTATCTGCCGCGCAGCAGAAGTACGATACAACGATTGGCGTTTGCAAGTGCATCGTGGTAGTAATGTTCCTGAAGAAGAGATGCGGGACCTTGGTGATGCTTATGGTATGCTTTTGAAACTTAATGGACAATACAACGAGGCATTGCGGGTTCTGTCGCGTGTTGCTCACAGTAATGAACTGTTTGAACTTGTCCAGGAAAGGCATCTCTTTAGTGAGGCATTGGAACTTCTTCCTGAGCTGTTTGCCACAAACGAAGGCAAGACTGTGGAGCTTTTGCTGACACCGGCCCCAATTAGCAGCAGCACCACCACTTCATCCAACGCCCCTGCAACTTTGACAGAGGACGAGAATGACATCGATGACCACTGCTTGGGTcctcctttgcttttcccccctGCGTCTGTGGTTCAGCGTCTAGAGTTTGCACACCGTGGATATTTGTGGTCATACCTGAAGGCACTGAAAATGCACGATAAGGCTGCATACAAGGAAATACTGAGGGTGTATGTTCAACTTGTAGCCACACTTTTCATCGAAAACGAACCTTCCGGCATGTTACAGTTCCTCCGTGAGAATTACTCCATGCTGCCCAAGTTAAAGGAGATATATGCACTTtgcaaaaaagagcaaatgcTTGACGAAATGGTTTTTCTATTGTTGCGAATGGgtaaggaagaggagggtcTTTACGTTATCGTACACGAAATGAAGAACATGAGAAAAGCGGTACAATTTGTTGCCGATGTACCTAACAAAGAGGACCAAACTAGTCTCTATAAGAAGTTAATACACATGGTGTTAGAGGCTAACGCCGGTTTTCCCAGCCGTAACGGTCAAAAATACATTGAACATGaaatgaaagcagatgaAACACTGTCGAGCATCGCAAGGAGGTATGGTGTTGACGAAAGTGATCTGCGCGCGGCAAACCCCGTTCTGGACGcagagggaggagggggtTGTAGTGGCAACGTATCTGATTTAGGTGATGTGGTTCCCCAACGCCGTACTTGCATTGTGCCTTTGGATTTGACGAAGGAACTTATCGAAGCTGTTGTCGATATGTCGGTCGCACATTTGGTAACACTAGACCCCTCACTCATTATCGAACTACTTCCTGATGAGGAACCAATGCCCCACGTAGGAAATTGTTTAGCCACTGTCGCGCGTAGCAAAGCCAACAGTGTGGCCCTCATGGAAGCTGTCGTGTGTGTGGCCACGAGTGACTTATTAACTTGCTTCGAGTCATTTTACAAGCGCGAGCTATCCTGTATTCGTGTAACTCACGATGGTGCAGTGTGTCCCCTTTGTCGACGCCCAACGTCAgagggtgttgttgtttttaggTGCTTACACGCTCATCATTTGCGATGTGTGGTGAATTACTTCTCTGGAGATAACACACTATTCGATTCATTGAGCAATGACGAAGTCGAACGAATCCTCAAAGACCCTGATGGATTCATCAACTCAACGCAGTGGTCTGGACCGataagttgttgtttttgtaacCAGTTGACCAGAGTGGCAGAATTAGTTGAGGTTGAAATGCAGAGCGCATAG